One genomic region from Marinobacter szutsaonensis encodes:
- the recD gene encoding exodeoxyribonuclease V subunit alpha, translating into MNLEQLETLLEQWRQAEWLRPLDVAFARLIRQLCEEQGESPDPLLLLLATLASHQVGRGHVCIDLESLLEDAGNTLALPPEETIAGFPVGDQETCPSPSEVLAKASLEDCLAALAKTQAVSDGLLTTPLVVNNTRLYLRRFWRYEQRIARGISDRLALNSPLDDPGSGATRTLTETLNILFQPGDEVDYQKLACALAARKRFAVITGGPGTGKTTTVVNLLAALQAVAGEDSARAGRKFRIRLAAPTGKAAARLNESIGGAVSRLPLDQLPGRVRLEDIPTRVTTLHRLLGSRPDTRKFRHNRDNPLLVDILVIDEASMVDVDLMASVFEALPDHAQLILLGDKDQLASVDAGAVLGELCQRARQAHYRPDTAQWLESVTGQPLPDDLLDPQGQALDQAVAMLRKSYRFTEGSGIRELAEAVNTNTLDATMLEHCRRAHFDDVVWLNGDDANPDPEATLERICHHAISGSPGAFRNEGQGRVLHGKELPAPVGYRHYLELMANHNPGMDSPLADWDELARSVLAAFGDFQLLCALRQGPWGVEGMNERIARHLLAEKLIPRAEGWYAGRPVLVTGNDYNLGLMNGDIGITFSVPWDRAENGEPRPALRVAFPSSDGSDGIRWISPSRLQQLETVYAMTVHKSQGSEFNHTCLVLPDRMSPVLTRELVYTGITRARNWFSLITGDAGVFKASASQRVVRASGLARALAASARPTESYMNDSSTIV; encoded by the coding sequence ATGAATCTCGAGCAACTGGAAACACTGCTGGAGCAATGGCGCCAGGCTGAATGGCTACGTCCTCTGGATGTGGCCTTCGCGCGCCTGATCCGGCAACTGTGCGAAGAGCAGGGCGAGAGCCCGGACCCGCTGCTGCTGTTGCTGGCGACCCTGGCCTCACACCAGGTCGGGCGTGGGCATGTCTGCATCGACCTGGAGAGCTTGCTGGAGGACGCCGGCAACACCCTGGCCCTGCCACCGGAAGAGACCATAGCCGGATTCCCGGTCGGGGACCAGGAGACATGCCCCTCGCCATCCGAGGTGCTGGCAAAGGCCTCGCTTGAAGACTGCCTGGCTGCTCTGGCCAAGACTCAGGCAGTAAGTGATGGCTTACTGACCACACCACTGGTTGTGAACAATACCCGCCTTTACCTGCGGCGTTTCTGGCGTTACGAACAACGGATTGCCCGGGGTATCAGCGACCGCCTGGCCCTGAACTCCCCGCTCGATGATCCAGGCTCGGGCGCCACCCGGACCCTGACCGAAACGTTGAACATCCTGTTCCAGCCCGGGGATGAAGTGGACTACCAGAAACTGGCCTGCGCACTGGCGGCGCGCAAACGCTTTGCCGTAATCACCGGTGGACCCGGCACCGGCAAGACCACCACAGTGGTGAACCTGCTGGCGGCCTTGCAGGCGGTGGCAGGCGAGGATTCCGCGCGCGCCGGCAGGAAGTTCCGCATTCGCCTGGCCGCACCCACCGGCAAGGCGGCGGCACGGCTGAACGAATCCATTGGCGGGGCGGTCAGCCGCCTGCCGCTGGACCAACTTCCAGGCCGGGTCCGGCTGGAGGATATCCCGACCCGGGTCACCACCCTGCACCGGTTGCTGGGCAGTCGCCCGGACACCCGGAAGTTCCGCCATAACCGGGACAATCCCCTGCTGGTGGATATCCTGGTAATCGATGAAGCCTCCATGGTGGATGTCGACCTGATGGCCTCGGTGTTCGAGGCCCTGCCGGACCACGCCCAGCTGATCCTGCTCGGCGACAAGGACCAGCTCGCTTCGGTGGATGCCGGCGCGGTTCTTGGTGAACTGTGCCAACGGGCCCGACAGGCCCACTACCGGCCTGACACGGCTCAGTGGCTGGAATCGGTGACCGGGCAACCACTGCCGGATGATTTACTGGATCCACAGGGGCAGGCGCTCGACCAGGCGGTGGCCATGCTTCGCAAGAGCTACCGCTTCACCGAGGGCAGCGGTATCCGTGAGCTGGCAGAAGCGGTTAATACCAACACCCTGGATGCCACGATGCTTGAACATTGTCGCCGCGCGCACTTCGATGATGTGGTCTGGCTCAACGGCGACGATGCCAATCCTGATCCGGAAGCGACGCTGGAGCGCATCTGTCATCACGCCATCTCCGGCAGTCCCGGGGCATTCCGCAATGAGGGCCAGGGCAGGGTACTGCACGGTAAGGAACTACCAGCCCCCGTGGGCTATCGCCACTACCTTGAACTGATGGCCAACCACAATCCGGGGATGGACAGCCCGTTGGCGGACTGGGACGAGCTGGCCCGCAGCGTGCTGGCTGCCTTCGGTGACTTCCAGCTGCTGTGTGCACTGCGTCAGGGTCCGTGGGGCGTGGAAGGAATGAACGAACGCATTGCCCGGCACCTGCTGGCGGAAAAACTGATTCCCCGGGCGGAAGGCTGGTACGCCGGCCGGCCGGTACTGGTCACCGGCAATGACTACAATCTCGGCCTCATGAACGGGGATATCGGCATCACCTTCAGTGTGCCCTGGGACCGGGCCGAGAACGGCGAACCCCGGCCAGCGTTGCGGGTGGCCTTCCCCAGCAGCGATGGGTCCGATGGCATCCGTTGGATCTCCCCGAGCCGACTGCAGCAGCTGGAGACGGTCTACGCCATGACCGTCCACAAATCCCAGGGCTCGGAATTCAATCACACCTGCCTGGTGTTGCCGGATCGCATGAGCCCGGTGCTGACCCGGGAGCTGGTCTACACCGGCATCACCCGGGCCCGGAACTGGTTCAGCCTGATCACCGGTGATGCCGGTGTGTTCAAAGCCAGTGCCAGCCAACGGGTGGTGCGGGCCTCGGGGCTGGCCCGGGCGCTTGCCGCATCTGCGAGGCCGACCGAGTCGTATATGAACGATTCCTCAACTATAGTCTGA
- a CDS encoding diguanylate cyclase, translating into MTDRSTTEQSAYLGQDEAARLKTILEGTRAGTWEWNVQTGETVFNERWAQIIGYTLEELQPISIETWLKFAHPDDLADSEQRLQAHFRGETDYYECEARMRHRDGHWVWVRDYGRLVSRTPAGDPEWVSGTHIDISAAKKYQQQLEAAQAEQLETIERLEKMAATIPGVIYQFEMQPDGFMSFPYASAGIERIYGVSPEQVRKDASLIFDKIHPDDLQHVRDTIEASRTSGGDWNCEYRVVVNGEVRWVFGQSRPEFRDNGSILWHGAILDISAQKALEEKLRQIAITDELTGAANRRQFMELLSREYQRYRRNGPSYAVILFDFDWFKQVNDRFGHNAGDMVLQETTRLVQDTLRASDTFARIGGEEFAILLPDSDQDSARHLAERLRKTLSEHSFEGPEQGIRGSITCGIAVSCQRDGDAKEIMLRADTALYAGKAAGRNRVVVYDRSLAPARRHTGD; encoded by the coding sequence ATGACCGACAGATCCACAACGGAACAGAGCGCCTACCTTGGCCAGGATGAGGCCGCTCGGCTCAAGACCATTCTTGAAGGCACCCGGGCCGGCACCTGGGAATGGAACGTCCAGACCGGTGAGACGGTGTTCAACGAGCGCTGGGCCCAGATCATTGGTTACACGCTGGAAGAGCTGCAGCCTATCTCCATCGAGACCTGGCTGAAGTTTGCCCATCCCGATGATCTGGCAGATTCCGAGCAGCGCCTGCAGGCCCACTTCCGGGGTGAGACAGACTACTACGAATGCGAAGCCCGCATGCGCCACCGGGATGGCCACTGGGTCTGGGTAAGGGACTATGGGCGCCTGGTCAGCCGAACACCCGCAGGTGATCCCGAGTGGGTGAGCGGTACCCACATCGACATCAGCGCCGCCAAGAAATACCAGCAACAACTCGAGGCGGCCCAGGCCGAGCAGCTGGAGACCATTGAACGACTGGAAAAAATGGCGGCGACAATTCCGGGGGTAATTTACCAGTTCGAGATGCAACCGGACGGCTTCATGAGTTTTCCCTATGCCAGCGCCGGGATCGAGCGGATCTATGGGGTCAGCCCGGAACAGGTACGCAAGGATGCCTCCCTGATCTTTGACAAGATTCATCCTGACGATCTCCAGCACGTGCGCGACACCATCGAGGCGTCACGAACCAGTGGCGGGGACTGGAACTGTGAATACCGGGTCGTGGTCAATGGCGAAGTCCGCTGGGTCTTCGGCCAGTCACGCCCTGAATTCCGGGACAACGGCAGCATCCTCTGGCATGGCGCCATACTCGATATCAGCGCCCAAAAAGCACTGGAAGAAAAGCTTCGACAGATTGCCATCACCGACGAGTTGACCGGGGCCGCCAACCGTCGCCAGTTCATGGAGCTGCTGTCCCGGGAATACCAGCGCTATCGCCGCAACGGTCCATCCTATGCGGTCATCCTGTTTGATTTCGACTGGTTCAAGCAGGTGAACGACCGCTTCGGCCATAACGCCGGGGACATGGTGCTACAGGAGACCACCCGTCTGGTCCAGGATACCCTGCGCGCCAGTGACACCTTCGCCCGCATAGGTGGCGAGGAATTTGCCATCCTCCTGCCCGACAGCGACCAGGACAGCGCCCGCCATCTTGCCGAACGGCTTCGCAAGACCCTTTCCGAGCATTCCTTCGAGGGCCCGGAGCAGGGTATCCGGGGTTCCATAACCTGCGGTATTGCGGTCTCCTGCCAGCGGGACGGCGACGCCAAAGAAATCATGCTCCGGGCAGATACCGCTCTCTATGCCGGCAAGGCCGCGGGACGGAACCGGGTCGTGGTGTATGACCGGAGCCTGGCCCCGGCGAGGCGTCACACCGGCGACTGA
- a CDS encoding ABC transporter ATP-binding protein/permease: MRAYADNDYPADHKPDWKVIAGLWPYLAEFRGRVILALSLLVLAKLATVATPVALKYIVDYLDQNRGADMVLWIPVVLVVAYGSLRFGSTLFSELRDAVFARVAERAMRRVSLRVFRHLHQRELAFHLDRKTGGLARDIERGTNGISFLLRFTLFNIVPTLLEILLVAGILLVVFNVGYVLAILVAVVVYVAFSIKVTEWRTKFVREANARDNQSNSRAVDSLLNYETVKYFNNERYEAELYDRDLEDWEAARLKNRLSLATLNGGQALIIGVALIVIMAMAVREVAAGEITLGDFTMINAYLIQLFIPLNALGFVYREIRQALVNVERLFKLLDDRPVIVDKPDAPALAVDNGEVRFEHVHFGYRQDRPILRDVDFAIPAGHTVAVVGASGAGKSTLARLLFRFFDVDSGSIRIDGQDIRDVTQDSLRAAIGVVPQDTVLFNDTLYRNLAYGRPEATEEEVHRAARMAHLENFIHSLPEGYDTRVGERGLKLSGGEKQRVAIARVILKNPPLLILDEATSSLDSLSEQAILGALREVSRQRTTLVIAHRLSTIRDADTILVMEAGRIVESGHHNDLLGRNGHYARLWRQQHQDQSPV; encoded by the coding sequence GTGCGCGCCTACGCCGACAACGACTACCCCGCCGACCATAAACCCGACTGGAAAGTGATAGCCGGCCTCTGGCCCTACCTGGCGGAGTTCCGCGGCCGGGTGATCCTGGCGCTGTCGTTGCTGGTGCTGGCGAAGCTGGCCACGGTGGCCACGCCGGTTGCCCTCAAGTACATCGTCGATTACCTGGACCAGAATCGGGGGGCGGACATGGTGCTGTGGATACCGGTAGTGCTGGTTGTCGCCTACGGCAGCCTCAGGTTTGGCAGCACCCTGTTCAGCGAGCTGCGGGATGCAGTCTTCGCCCGGGTGGCAGAGCGGGCCATGCGCCGGGTCTCCCTTCGGGTATTCCGTCACTTGCACCAGCGGGAACTGGCCTTCCACCTGGACCGGAAGACCGGAGGCCTGGCCCGGGATATCGAGCGGGGCACCAACGGCATCAGTTTCCTGCTTCGCTTCACCTTGTTCAACATCGTCCCCACCCTGCTCGAGATCCTGCTGGTCGCCGGCATCCTGCTGGTGGTGTTCAACGTGGGTTACGTGCTGGCGATCCTGGTGGCGGTGGTGGTCTACGTGGCGTTCTCCATCAAGGTCACCGAATGGCGCACGAAGTTTGTGCGGGAGGCCAATGCCCGGGACAACCAGTCCAATTCAAGGGCTGTGGATAGCCTGCTCAATTACGAGACGGTCAAATATTTCAACAATGAGCGCTATGAGGCGGAGCTTTATGACCGGGACCTTGAGGACTGGGAAGCGGCCCGCCTGAAAAACCGGCTGTCGCTGGCCACCCTGAACGGTGGCCAGGCCTTGATTATCGGCGTGGCCCTGATCGTGATCATGGCGATGGCGGTGCGTGAGGTGGCGGCCGGGGAGATTACCCTGGGCGATTTCACCATGATCAACGCCTACCTGATCCAGCTGTTCATCCCCTTGAATGCCCTGGGATTTGTTTATCGGGAAATCCGCCAGGCCCTGGTGAACGTCGAGCGCCTGTTCAAGCTGCTTGATGATCGCCCGGTGATTGTGGATAAACCGGATGCCCCGGCCCTGGCTGTGGATAACGGTGAGGTGCGGTTTGAGCATGTTCACTTCGGCTACCGGCAGGACCGGCCGATCCTCAGGGATGTGGATTTCGCCATTCCCGCCGGGCATACGGTGGCGGTGGTCGGTGCCAGTGGCGCCGGCAAGTCCACTTTGGCGAGGTTGTTGTTCCGGTTCTTCGATGTGGACAGCGGCAGTATCCGGATCGATGGCCAGGATATCCGGGACGTGACCCAGGACAGCCTGCGGGCTGCCATCGGGGTGGTGCCCCAGGATACGGTTCTGTTCAATGACACCCTGTACCGGAATCTCGCCTATGGCCGGCCGGAAGCGACTGAAGAGGAAGTGCACCGGGCAGCCCGGATGGCGCATCTGGAAAACTTTATCCACAGCCTGCCCGAAGGCTATGACACCCGGGTCGGTGAGCGGGGCCTGAAACTGTCGGGGGGCGAGAAGCAGCGGGTGGCCATCGCCCGGGTCATCCTCAAGAACCCTCCCCTGTTGATCCTTGACGAGGCCACGTCGTCCCTGGATTCCCTGTCGGAGCAGGCGATCCTCGGGGCTTTGCGGGAAGTCAGCCGGCAGCGGACGACGCTGGTCATCGCCCATCGCCTGTCCACCATCCGCGATGCCGATACCATCCTGGTGATGGAGGCCGGCCGGATCGTGGAGAGTGGCCATCACAACGATCTGCTTGGCCGGAACGGGCATTACGCCCGACTCTGGCGACAACAGCACCAGGATCAGTCGCCGGTGTGA
- a CDS encoding ABC transporter transmembrane domain-containing protein — MKLVYEFISPYRRAVAGALVALVITAGITLSLGQGLRILVDQGLATESPANLARAIGLFFVLVLGLAFGSFARFYLVSWIGERVVADIRKRVFNHLIDLHPGFFEQNRALEIKSRFTADTTVLQSVIGSTVSIALRNALMLVGGLILLFVTNPKLASIILLGFPLVIAPILFFGRRVRQLSRLSQDRVADVGSYVGESLTQIKTVQAFNHQPQDRRYFGEVSERAFDIARARIRQRAWLTTLAISLVMGAVGIVIWIGGLDVIEGRISPGELAAFVFYSLLVGVAAGAISEVIGELQRAAGSAARLFELLQTHPEFGERGKSTTRLPERVSGRIEIDHLRFCYPSRPETPALDDLCLTIEPGETLALVGPSGAGKSTLFDLLLHFYSPQAGGIRIDGIDSSTLELADLRRCFALVPQNPALFNGSVADNIRYARPDASEAEVEQVARVAHAHEFIHRLPEGYDTRLGDNGLGLSGGQKQRLALARALLADAPILLLDEATSALDAESEHLIQQAMPALTRDRTTLVIAHRLATVRDADRIAVLEDGRLLAIGNHQKLMETSPLYQRLARLQFRDQQS, encoded by the coding sequence CTGAAACTGGTCTATGAGTTCATTAGCCCGTACCGGCGTGCCGTTGCCGGCGCCCTGGTGGCCCTGGTGATTACCGCCGGCATCACCCTGAGCCTGGGGCAGGGGCTGCGGATCCTGGTGGATCAGGGCCTGGCTACCGAATCACCGGCCAACCTGGCCCGGGCCATCGGCCTGTTCTTTGTGCTGGTGCTGGGCCTGGCGTTCGGTTCCTTTGCCCGGTTCTACCTGGTGTCCTGGATCGGCGAGCGGGTGGTGGCGGACATCCGCAAACGGGTGTTCAACCACCTGATCGATCTGCACCCGGGCTTCTTCGAACAGAACCGAGCGCTGGAGATCAAGTCCCGGTTCACCGCCGATACCACTGTGCTGCAATCGGTGATCGGCTCGACGGTATCCATCGCCCTGCGCAACGCGCTGATGCTGGTGGGCGGGCTGATTCTACTGTTCGTGACCAACCCGAAACTGGCCAGCATCATCCTGCTCGGCTTCCCGCTGGTGATTGCGCCAATCCTGTTCTTTGGCCGCCGGGTCCGGCAGCTGTCCCGGCTGAGCCAGGACCGGGTCGCTGATGTCGGCAGTTACGTGGGCGAGAGCCTCACCCAGATCAAGACGGTACAGGCATTCAATCACCAGCCCCAGGATCGTCGCTATTTCGGGGAGGTGTCGGAACGGGCATTCGATATCGCCCGGGCCCGGATACGGCAGCGGGCCTGGCTGACCACCCTGGCGATTTCCCTGGTGATGGGCGCCGTGGGCATTGTGATCTGGATTGGCGGGCTCGATGTCATCGAGGGCCGCATCAGCCCCGGTGAGCTGGCCGCCTTTGTGTTTTACAGCCTGTTGGTGGGCGTGGCTGCCGGTGCCATCAGCGAGGTGATTGGCGAACTGCAACGGGCTGCCGGTTCCGCCGCCCGCCTGTTCGAACTGCTGCAAACTCACCCGGAATTCGGTGAGCGGGGCAAATCCACGACCAGACTGCCGGAGCGGGTAAGCGGCCGGATCGAGATTGACCATCTGCGGTTCTGTTACCCGAGCCGTCCCGAGACACCTGCGCTGGATGACCTGTGCCTGACCATCGAGCCCGGCGAGACCCTTGCCCTGGTGGGCCCCTCGGGTGCCGGAAAATCCACCCTGTTCGACCTGCTGCTGCACTTCTATTCACCACAGGCAGGCGGCATCCGGATCGATGGTATCGACAGCTCCACGCTGGAGCTTGCTGATCTGCGTCGCTGCTTTGCCCTGGTGCCGCAGAACCCCGCACTGTTCAACGGTTCGGTCGCCGACAATATCCGTTATGCCCGCCCGGATGCCAGCGAGGCCGAAGTGGAGCAGGTAGCTCGGGTGGCCCACGCCCACGAATTCATCCACAGGCTGCCCGAGGGCTATGACACCCGGCTCGGTGACAACGGCCTGGGCCTGTCCGGCGGCCAGAAACAGCGTCTGGCCCTGGCCCGGGCACTGCTGGCCGATGCCCCGATACTGTTGCTGGACGAGGCCACCAGCGCCCTGGATGCAGAAAGTGAACACCTGATCCAGCAGGCGATGCCGGCACTGACGCGGGACCGGACTACCCTGGTGATCGCCCACCGGCTGGCCACGGTGCGCGATGCCGACCGGATTGCGGTACTGGAAGATGGCCGGTTACTGGCGATCGGCAACCATCAGAAACTCATGGAAACCAGTCCCTTGTACCAGCGCCTGGCCCGTCTCCAGTTCCGGGATCAGCAAAGCTGA
- the gabT gene encoding 4-aminobutyrate--2-oxoglutarate transaminase has product MSNQELQALKERYVAAGAASPNEQFADHALNAELWDADGKRMIDFAGGIGVLNIGHRHPKVVEAVKAQLDKLMHTCQTVMPYEGYVKLAQKLSEVVPVRGHGKVMLANSGAEALENAVKIARAATGKTNVICFDGGYHGRTFMTMAMNGKAAPYQTDFGPMPGMVYRAPFPVPYHGVSEDEALRGLAMTMKADSPARNTAAIVLEPVLGEGGFYPAPKSFLEKVRKICDDNDILMIVDEVQSGFGRTGKMFAIEHSGIEPDIMTMAKSMADGMPISAIVGTDKVMDSSGPNSLGGTYTGSPTACAAALAVFDVFKEEDILGKSQRLGEKLKARFAQWQEQFEHVDNVRNLGPMAAIELVESKDSHKPMPELAAAVTKKAKEKGLILLSCGMYGNTLRFLMPVTIEDEILEEGLAIVEESLKEAGA; this is encoded by the coding sequence GTGAGCAATCAAGAATTGCAGGCACTCAAAGAACGTTACGTGGCAGCGGGCGCGGCAAGCCCCAATGAACAGTTTGCCGATCACGCCCTGAACGCCGAGCTGTGGGACGCCGACGGCAAGCGCATGATCGACTTCGCCGGCGGCATCGGCGTGCTGAACATCGGCCACCGTCATCCCAAGGTGGTCGAAGCCGTCAAGGCGCAGCTGGACAAGCTGATGCACACCTGTCAGACGGTCATGCCCTACGAGGGCTATGTGAAGCTGGCCCAGAAGCTGAGCGAAGTGGTGCCGGTGCGCGGCCATGGCAAGGTCATGCTCGCCAACTCCGGTGCCGAGGCCCTGGAGAACGCGGTCAAGATCGCCCGGGCAGCCACCGGCAAGACCAACGTCATCTGTTTCGACGGCGGTTACCATGGCCGCACCTTCATGACCATGGCCATGAACGGCAAGGCCGCGCCCTACCAGACCGACTTTGGTCCGATGCCGGGCATGGTCTACCGCGCGCCCTTCCCGGTGCCGTACCACGGTGTCTCCGAGGACGAGGCCCTGCGCGGTCTGGCCATGACCATGAAGGCCGATTCCCCGGCCCGTAATACTGCAGCAATCGTGCTCGAGCCGGTACTGGGTGAGGGCGGCTTCTATCCGGCACCGAAGAGCTTCCTGGAGAAGGTCCGCAAGATCTGCGACGACAACGACATCCTGATGATCGTTGACGAGGTCCAGAGTGGTTTCGGCCGGACCGGCAAGATGTTTGCCATCGAGCACAGCGGTATCGAGCCGGACATCATGACCATGGCCAAGTCCATGGCGGACGGTATGCCGATCTCCGCGATTGTCGGCACCGACAAGGTTATGGATTCCTCCGGCCCGAACTCCCTGGGCGGAACCTATACCGGCAGCCCGACCGCCTGTGCGGCGGCCCTGGCGGTCTTCGACGTGTTCAAGGAAGAGGACATCCTCGGCAAGAGCCAACGCCTGGGCGAAAAGCTCAAGGCCCGGTTTGCCCAGTGGCAGGAGCAGTTTGAGCATGTGGATAACGTGCGCAACCTGGGTCCCATGGCCGCGATCGAGCTGGTGGAAAGCAAGGATTCCCACAAACCGATGCCGGAACTGGCCGCGGCAGTCACCAAGAAGGCCAAGGAAAAGGGTCTGATCCTGCTGAGCTGTGGCATGTACGGCAATACCCTGCGTTTCCTCATGCCGGTCACCATCGAGGACGAGATCCTCGAGGAAGGCTTGGCGATTGTCGAGGAAAGCCTGAAAGAGGCAGGCGCCTGA
- a CDS encoding VC0807 family protein, producing the protein MTPDTPRSVPDHKPRPWVDLLVSIIIPSVILMKFSGDEHLGSVNALIIGLAFPLGWGLFELVRYHKKNFIALLGLISVGLTGGIGLLELNSQWLAIKEAAVPAIIGLAVLVSTRTRYPLVRTLLYNPTVLDVDKIQERLVHEGKENEFEGRLLKASYFFAGTFLFSSIMNYVLAKWIVTSPSGTQAFNEELGRMTLVSYPMIAIPSMVMMMLIFWYLWRTIRRLTGYTLEEVMAPHLVEKEREKEKARSREQTSGK; encoded by the coding sequence ATGACTCCGGACACTCCCCGATCCGTTCCCGATCACAAGCCCCGTCCCTGGGTTGATCTGCTCGTCAGCATCATTATCCCATCGGTCATCCTGATGAAGTTCAGCGGGGACGAACACCTCGGCAGCGTGAACGCCCTGATCATCGGCCTGGCATTCCCTCTGGGCTGGGGCCTGTTCGAACTGGTGCGGTATCACAAGAAGAACTTCATTGCCCTGCTGGGGCTGATCAGTGTCGGCCTTACCGGCGGCATCGGTCTGCTCGAGCTCAATTCCCAGTGGCTGGCCATCAAGGAAGCCGCGGTACCGGCCATCATCGGGCTGGCGGTACTGGTGTCTACCCGGACCCGCTATCCACTGGTTCGCACCCTGCTGTACAACCCGACCGTGCTGGATGTGGATAAGATCCAGGAGCGCTTGGTGCATGAGGGCAAGGAAAACGAGTTCGAGGGTCGGCTGCTGAAAGCCAGTTATTTCTTCGCCGGCACCTTCCTGTTTTCCTCGATCATGAACTACGTGCTGGCGAAATGGATCGTCACCAGCCCCTCCGGCACCCAGGCCTTTAACGAGGAACTCGGGCGCATGACCCTGGTGAGCTATCCGATGATTGCAATTCCTTCCATGGTCATGATGATGCTGATCTTCTGGTACCTGTGGCGGACCATCCGCCGGCTGACCGGGTACACCCTGGAAGAGGTGATGGCGCCGCACCTGGTGGAAAAGGAACGTGAGAAAGAAAAGGCCAGGTCCAGGGAACAGACCTCGGGGAAATAG